The DNA window tagggtgtttaaacacttccctatgtataaccgacctcccggactccagaatttctagtctaggtgaaatccccacacttagcaaactcctagggtttagttgagatcttttttcccctttcctactcgtaggacaaataagaaagttcgtgtgatatcgtaggaagaactgaaacaaaattcatcccaccacgggcgcattctccttccaaatttctcgtgaagggtttagcgtgccgtcctcccaagtgaaacggggaggtaaagaaaacgaccaccacagtggTTACCAGAGAGTACACCATCAACCTCCATAAACGCCTCCATGGATGCACATTTAAGAAGAAGGCTCCTAAAGCCATCAAGGAGATTAGGAAGTTTGCCCAAAAAGCAATGGGAACCAACGACGTTCGTGTTGACGTCAAGTTGAACAAGGCTATATGGAGCCAGGGTATTAGAAGTGTCCCAAGAAGAATCAGGGTACGCATTGCTCGCAAGAGAAACGATGATGAGGATGCTAAGGAAGAGCTCTATTCTCTTGTTACTGTTGTCGAAATCCCCAAGGAGGAGCTTAAAGGTTTGGGCACTAAGgttattgatgatgaagattaatgtgttttatttttgttaaagCAATTTTTGAGTTTAATTTTGTTCAGACATCGAGGATATGTTGTATGCCAACATTAATTTTCATTCTCTGTTTTAATTGTGTTTTGTTTGCCGTTCTTAGAAAGATTAAACATCTTATCTCTCTCTGTTCTATCTTATCTCTCTCAAAGCTCCCTCTCTCAATACTACTTTCTCTAAGAATTGCTATGGCTTCTAAGATGATCTGTTACATTTTTTTCTCGATGATTTGTGAATTTGGTTTTTACTCAAGGATGACAAATATCAAATGTTCTTGGACACTTTCAGAAAGATTTTTGAAGACTGTGGTGTCCGCGAAGAATTTGGGTAAGTTTTAACCTAGAACCCTAATTCATCTCACATTGGCCTGCAAAATAATTAGTTTTTTGTTCTAATAATATTGAGGTACAAAATTATAGGGGCGAAATTTGGTGGTTATGGATCAAGATTATGATGCTGATTGTGTTAACCCTGAAGAATAGGTAGTGATAATTCATCTATTGTTctatttggtttaaattgtagtATATCACTTGTTTTTCTCATCACTTGCTGACCTTGATATGCAGGCCTGCTATACAGATTCCCTGTGCAAGCACACTCCTATATTTACATCTTGACATCAGATTCAGGTATCTTAATGAAACTTTTTTTAGTGGTTGGCTTTTGAATCTGATAGAGGAAATGTCATGAAGATATTAACATTTAAAACGCCCCACATGAAATGCCAAAATCCATAAAAAGAGGTACACGAATCAGTTACGGGAAACTTCATCCTTCACTGCATTTCTCAATTCTTTTTTGTCTTCCTCAAACTCTAAAGAGGATGCAAACTCAAATGGACAGAAGAATGGTGATAAAGGTAAGAATAACCCTTTACCTGATTCATCTATGAAGGATAATGGTGGGAAGAAAAGTTTGTTTACTAGAAGTAAGCAATCAGTTGGTAGTGTTATTCACCGAGCTGCCAGAATTGGTGGTTATCACCATCAGGATCGAAAGGATAATAATCTTGAAGTGAAACATCAAGATAGGAGGAAAGAATCACTGCTTGTGGTTGAATCCTTGTCTGTGTCTTTGGATGATTTGCCACGAATTTCTGAACCTTCGGTTATTGTTTCTGAAAGTATAAGGAATGTTCTCTATGCTTCTCTTCCACCTCTTATGCACGGAAGGAAATGGTCGTTGCTATACAAGTAGGTATCTGAAGATAAGGATTCAGTGCTGTCTATGATGACTTATTTAATTGATATGATAATTTCATTTATCAATTTCAATGCATTTTATGCAGCACTTGAAGGAATGGTATATCACTTTCAACTCTTTACCGAAGAAGCGCGTTATGGCCTCGATTGAGTTTGATGGTACAACTTAATTATCCTAAAGTTTATGCTGTCTAGTTTTAAGGCCATATCTTGATAATTCCAATTCTTCAATATGGATTGGCtcattcttcttttcttttctgaaTTATCATTGATATGTTCATCTTTCTGTTCTTTAAGCTGTTAGGCCAACAGATCCTTATAAGATCTTGTACTTGATTACATTGTCTCCAGGaatgtttggtttgatttggttaaTATTTGCATATGATGTTAATATTAGGAGCATAAAACTAACTATATCTGATGGCTTTTATGCAGCTGTCTTAAGTGATGCAAGCTGATACAAATAGTAATAATCTGCCTTATACTCAACAGatgaaaattaatgaaaattaatgtGCCTGTTTTGATTGTTACTACCAAGTATAGctacttttattttttactaaCTGTACAAAAAAATGTAATTATTATTGTAATAATGATCGTGTAgtacaaatttaataaaataatacaaatattataccataattagtttaaaatttaataccaattaatatattttaataaaaattttaatacaATTATTGTTATGAATTTTTTGTATTAATCAACAACTTATAACTGACATATATATTTTTCGTCTTTTTAAATCAATGACaccgattttttttattaattattttaattgaatttggatcaaaaatatttctttacgcgtatatttaaaagattaaacatatattttaattctatcatataatatattaaatcttaaattaaaaataattatttaatatagttGATAAATTCTATAATATTACATGTTTGACCTTTTATACACTAAAATTAActcaaaaaaacattaatttcattttaaaagcAAGAATTTTCTTatatagtattttattttgaaaaccaagaattttgaaaattatttattaaaaactatttatttactACCAAAATGATTAGAATAATTATTATgataatgaataataaaaaattgaatgcCAATGAAATTAATCAAATTGATTGACATTTATTAGATACCATAAAATAATAGAATGAAAAGTTCTATAACGGTAgaattaaaaataatgaaaatatttgagattatcatctattattaacaactaaaacaaattttataattattattcatataatTTAACATTTAATATTATCATCGATTCaaaaatagtataataaaaattaattgaataatttaacattattgtttatttatataaatattaaaatacctTGGAAGTTGATAAAAATAGGTTCTATATTTAAATAGTATATTTATATTTGATAGGATGCATCTATAAGACCGCAATGTCtttataattctttttaattatatttttttaatcaataacaTAACATCTACTGTAttgtaaatatattttgttgattgaaaaatatcaaagtttttctgtatttgaaaaataacacactttttataattaaattaaaattaaaataatatttat is part of the Vicia villosa cultivar HV-30 ecotype Madison, WI linkage group LG2, Vvil1.0, whole genome shotgun sequence genome and encodes:
- the LOC131650422 gene encoding large ribosomal subunit protein eL31 — protein: TTTVVTREYTINLHKRLHGCTFKKKAPKAIKEIRKFAQKAMGTNDVRVDVKLNKAIWSQGIRSVPRRIRVRIARKRNDDEDAKEELYSLVTVVEIPKEELKGLGTKVIDDED